A single Chlamydia suis DNA region contains:
- the mqnC gene encoding cyclic dehypoxanthinyl futalosine synthase, translating into MESPERISFQEGLRLFCFSPLEELRIRADALRKNRHPQNTITYVLDANPNYTNICKIDCSFCAFYRKPKSPDAYLLSFDAFRERMQRYVQMGIKTVLLQGGVHPKIGIDYLETLVSITRQEFPSLHPHFFSAVEISHAAQVSGISTETALMRLWDAGQRTIPGGGAEILSERIRSLISPKKMQPNGWIEFHKLAHRLGFRSTATMMFGHLENAEDILLHLQALRDAQDENPGFFSFIPWSYKPNNTALGRRVPQQASPDLYYRILAIARIFLDNFDHIAASWFGEGKEEGLQGLFYGADDFGGTILDESVHKCTGWEVRSSEQEIRSMLIRAGFTPVERDTFYRPIASVV; encoded by the coding sequence ATGGAGTCTCCAGAAAGAATTTCGTTCCAAGAAGGTCTTCGTCTGTTTTGCTTTTCCCCCTTAGAAGAGCTCCGAATCCGTGCAGATGCGTTACGTAAAAACCGTCACCCTCAAAATACTATTACCTATGTCTTAGATGCCAATCCTAATTACACCAATATTTGTAAAATAGATTGTTCTTTTTGCGCCTTTTACAGAAAACCGAAATCTCCTGATGCATATCTTCTTTCGTTTGATGCGTTTCGCGAACGAATGCAGCGCTATGTTCAAATGGGGATTAAAACAGTATTACTGCAAGGTGGCGTGCATCCCAAAATCGGTATAGATTATTTAGAAACTTTAGTTTCAATTACTAGACAAGAGTTCCCTTCTCTACATCCTCATTTTTTTTCTGCAGTAGAAATCTCCCATGCAGCTCAAGTCTCTGGAATTTCAACAGAAACCGCTCTCATGCGGCTCTGGGATGCCGGGCAGCGCACCATTCCAGGAGGAGGAGCAGAAATCTTATCCGAGAGAATTCGCTCATTGATATCCCCAAAGAAAATGCAGCCTAACGGCTGGATAGAATTCCATAAACTGGCACACCGTCTGGGATTTCGTTCGACAGCAACTATGATGTTTGGACATTTAGAGAACGCAGAAGATATTCTTTTGCACCTACAGGCTCTTCGTGATGCTCAAGATGAAAATCCAGGATTTTTTAGCTTCATCCCCTGGAGCTATAAGCCGAACAACACAGCTTTAGGCCGACGCGTCCCTCAGCAAGCATCTCCAGACCTTTATTACCGTATTCTTGCGATTGCAAGAATTTTTTTAGATAATTTTGACCACATTGCAGCATCGTGGTTCGGCGAAGGGAAAGAAGAGGGATTGCAAGGCCTGTTCTATGGAGCCGATGATTTTGGGGGCACTATTCTCGATGAAAGTGTGCACAAATGCACGGGATGGGAGGTGCGTAGTTCTGAGCAAGAAATCCGCTCGATGCTTATCCGCGCGGGATTCACCCCAGTAGAACGAGACACTTTTTATCGCCCGATTGCTTCCGTAGTCTAG
- the rsfS gene encoding ribosome silencing factor, translating to MDSYYLNLLKVIVGAIDNKKGRNPVVLDVQGISQLTDYFIFAEGNVGVHVKAIADTIIEELKKLKVYPLNVEGLSHSDWVVIDYGFIVVHLFVSSVREQYCLEELWKDGAIITSDCLAS from the coding sequence ATGGATTCGTATTATTTAAATTTATTGAAGGTAATTGTTGGAGCTATTGATAACAAAAAAGGCCGTAACCCCGTTGTTTTAGATGTTCAGGGGATTTCCCAGCTAACAGATTATTTTATTTTTGCTGAAGGAAATGTTGGGGTTCACGTTAAGGCTATAGCTGATACAATTATAGAGGAGTTAAAAAAACTAAAAGTCTATCCATTAAATGTGGAAGGACTTAGTCATAGTGATTGGGTTGTTATTGATTACGGATTTATAGTCGTCCATTTATTTGTTTCTTCGGTGCGAGAGCAGTATTGCTTAGAAGAATTATGGAAAGATGGCGCAATCATTACATCTGATTGTCTAGCTTCTTAA
- the fabF gene encoding beta-ketoacyl-ACP synthase II translates to MNKKRVVVTGMGIVSCLGNEVEAFYDSLLAGISGVRTITSFPCDDYATRFAGWIEEFNPEPYLDKKQARRVDPFITYAVVAAKKAIAMSRWDQESLPADPHRCGVIIGSGMGGLRTLDEGIEKLSAGNRKLSPFFIPYIITNMAPALIAMDYGLMGPNYSISTACATANYCIDAAYQHLVEGRADVIVCGGTEAAINRVGLAGFIANRALSERNDAPEQASRPWDRDRDGFVLGEGAGILVLETLDNALKRGAPIFAEVLGTYTTCDAFHITAPRDDGEGITACVLGALNKAGIPKERVNYINAHGTSTPLGDLSEVLALKKAFGSHIKNLRMNSTKSLIGHCLGAAGGVEAVATIQAIQTGKLHPTINIENPIAEIEDFDVVANTAQDWDVDVAMSNSFGFGGHNSTILFSRYEPSL, encoded by the coding sequence ATGAACAAAAAACGTGTAGTCGTTACGGGAATGGGGATAGTCTCCTGCCTAGGGAATGAAGTAGAAGCTTTCTATGATAGCCTATTGGCTGGGATTAGCGGAGTGCGAACGATCACATCTTTCCCCTGCGACGATTACGCTACGCGTTTTGCTGGCTGGATAGAAGAATTTAACCCAGAACCTTATTTAGATAAAAAACAGGCGAGACGAGTTGATCCTTTTATTACATATGCAGTTGTAGCTGCAAAGAAAGCGATAGCTATGTCCCGGTGGGACCAAGAGTCTCTCCCTGCAGATCCGCATCGTTGTGGGGTGATTATTGGTTCTGGGATGGGGGGGCTGCGCACTCTTGATGAAGGGATCGAAAAACTTTCGGCGGGGAATCGGAAATTATCTCCGTTTTTTATTCCTTATATCATTACGAATATGGCTCCTGCTCTGATCGCTATGGATTATGGTTTGATGGGGCCAAACTATTCTATTTCAACAGCTTGCGCAACAGCTAATTACTGTATTGATGCAGCTTACCAGCACCTCGTTGAAGGACGTGCGGATGTGATCGTTTGTGGAGGGACGGAAGCTGCCATTAATCGTGTTGGCTTGGCTGGATTTATTGCGAATCGTGCATTATCAGAAAGAAATGATGCTCCTGAACAAGCATCCCGTCCTTGGGACCGAGATCGAGATGGTTTTGTCTTGGGAGAGGGAGCTGGTATTTTGGTTTTGGAGACCCTGGACAATGCTCTGAAGAGAGGGGCTCCTATTTTTGCCGAAGTGCTTGGGACCTACACGACTTGCGATGCTTTTCATATTACCGCTCCCAGGGATGATGGAGAAGGAATCACAGCGTGCGTGCTAGGAGCTTTGAACAAGGCTGGGATTCCTAAAGAGCGAGTAAATTATATTAATGCACACGGGACCTCCACTCCGTTGGGGGATCTGTCAGAGGTATTGGCTTTGAAAAAGGCCTTTGGAAGCCATATCAAAAACTTGCGAATGAATTCGACTAAGTCTTTGATAGGGCATTGCTTGGGAGCTGCTGGAGGAGTGGAAGCTGTTGCGACTATTCAAGCCATCCAGACTGGGAAGTTACACCCAACAATCAATATAGAAAATCCGATAGCAGAAATAGAAGATTTTGATGTGGTTGCAAACACAGCCCAAGATTGGGATGTGGATGTGGCGATGTCCAATTCTTTTGGTTTCGGCGGACACAATTCAACGATATTATTTTCGAGGTATGAACCTTCACTATGA
- a CDS encoding bis(5'-nucleosyl)-tetraphosphatase codes for MMKTKHEYSFGVIPIRFFGTPDKSTLKACFICHTDGKHWGFPKGHAEEKEGPQEAAERELVEETGLGIVSFFPKIFVENYSFNDKEEVFVRKEVTYFIAEVKGEVHADPNEICDVQWLSLQEGLRLLNFPEIRNIVTEADKFVQSYLFAS; via the coding sequence ATGATGAAAACTAAGCACGAATATTCTTTTGGCGTTATTCCTATCAGATTTTTTGGTACTCCGGATAAAAGTACTTTAAAGGCTTGTTTTATCTGCCATACAGATGGAAAACATTGGGGTTTCCCTAAAGGGCATGCTGAGGAAAAAGAAGGCCCTCAGGAAGCTGCAGAACGAGAACTTGTTGAAGAGACTGGTCTAGGAATTGTTAGTTTTTTCCCAAAAATATTTGTGGAAAATTATTCCTTTAACGACAAAGAAGAAGTCTTTGTGCGTAAAGAAGTAACGTACTTTATTGCAGAAGTCAAGGGAGAGGTGCATGCGGATCCGAATGAAATTTGTGATGTGCAGTGGCTGAGCTTGCAAGAAGGTTTGCGTCTTTTAAATTTCCCAGAAATTCGTAATATTGTTACGGAAGCGGATAAATTTGTGCAGAGCTATTTATTTGCTTCGTAA
- a CDS encoding inorganic pyrophosphatase — MSKTPVSIVHPWHGPVLTRDDYESLCCYIEITPQDSVKFELDKESGLLKVDRPQKFSNFCPCLYGLLPKTYCGELSGAYSGQQSNRENIKGDGDPLDVCVLTEKNITHGNILLQARPIGGIRILDSGEADDKIIAVLEDDLVYGALEDISDCPGTVLDMIQHYFLTYKATPESLIQAKPAKIEIVGLYGKKEAQKVIRLAHEDYCNLFM; from the coding sequence ATGTCTAAAACACCTGTATCCATAGTCCATCCTTGGCATGGGCCCGTACTGACGCGCGATGATTACGAGTCTCTTTGTTGTTATATAGAAATCACTCCTCAGGACTCAGTTAAATTTGAACTAGACAAGGAGAGCGGTTTACTCAAAGTCGACCGTCCGCAGAAATTTTCTAACTTTTGTCCTTGCTTATATGGCCTTCTTCCTAAAACCTATTGTGGAGAGCTTTCTGGAGCTTATAGTGGCCAACAAAGTAATCGAGAAAACATCAAAGGCGATGGAGACCCTCTTGATGTTTGCGTGTTAACAGAAAAGAACATCACCCACGGAAATATCCTTTTGCAAGCGCGCCCTATTGGAGGCATTCGTATTTTAGATTCCGGAGAGGCTGACGATAAAATCATTGCTGTTCTAGAGGATGATCTAGTCTATGGCGCTTTAGAAGACATCTCCGACTGTCCTGGCACTGTTTTAGACATGATTCAACACTATTTTTTAACTTATAAAGCCACTCCAGAGAGCTTAATTCAAGCCAAACCGGCTAAAATTGAGATCGTAGGCCTATATGGGAAAAAAGAGGCCCAAAAAGTGATTCGGCTAGCTCATGAAGATTATTGCAATCTGTTCATGTAA
- a CDS encoding Glu/Leu/Phe/Val dehydrogenase family protein: MKYSLLIEDLHIEGYEQVLKISCDAVQLVAVIAIHQTKVGPALGGIRACAYSNFDDGLQDALRLSKAMTYKALLSNTGTGGGKSVILLPQGLSSPTEGMLRAFGQAVDSLQGMYIAAEDVGVSVQDVSIIHEETPYVCGLESISGDPSIYTAHGVFLCIQETVDYLWKESLRGKRIAVQGLGAVGRKLVHELFFAGANVIVYDTRKDLLDEIVTLYGAQVDEDILSSDCDILCPCALGGVIHTGNVPQLRCRAIVGAANNQLENASIGQELASRGILYAPDYLVNAGGLLNVASSVGQKYAPKEVLGKVENLPKTLRRLYDQSAQENLDTVTLANAIVEERLAAYS, from the coding sequence ATGAAATACTCTTTGCTAATCGAAGACCTTCATATTGAAGGATATGAACAGGTTTTGAAAATTAGCTGTGATGCTGTGCAGCTGGTTGCTGTGATCGCTATTCACCAGACAAAAGTAGGGCCTGCTTTAGGGGGAATTCGAGCTTGCGCTTATTCTAATTTCGATGATGGGTTACAAGATGCTTTGCGTTTGTCAAAAGCAATGACATACAAAGCCCTTTTGAGCAACACAGGAACTGGCGGAGGGAAAAGCGTTATTCTTCTACCACAAGGACTTTCTAGTCCTACAGAAGGTATGTTACGGGCATTTGGTCAGGCTGTGGATTCTTTGCAAGGGATGTATATCGCCGCTGAAGATGTGGGAGTCTCGGTTCAGGATGTCTCGATCATTCATGAGGAAACTCCTTATGTTTGTGGTCTAGAATCGATAAGCGGAGATCCTTCTATCTATACAGCACACGGCGTATTTTTATGTATCCAAGAGACTGTAGATTACCTTTGGAAAGAGAGCCTGAGAGGAAAGCGGATCGCTGTGCAGGGGCTGGGAGCTGTTGGACGCAAGCTGGTTCATGAATTGTTTTTTGCAGGAGCGAATGTAATTGTTTATGACACCAGGAAAGATCTCCTTGACGAAATCGTCACTTTGTATGGGGCGCAAGTAGATGAAGATATTCTGTCCTCAGATTGCGACATTTTGTGTCCATGCGCTTTAGGAGGAGTTATTCATACTGGCAACGTCCCGCAGCTTCGGTGTCGAGCTATTGTTGGAGCCGCCAATAACCAGTTAGAAAATGCTTCTATAGGGCAGGAATTAGCGTCTCGAGGCATCCTGTATGCACCGGACTATCTGGTGAATGCTGGAGGTTTATTGAATGTTGCTAGTTCGGTTGGACAAAAATATGCGCCTAAAGAAGTGTTGGGGAAAGTAGAAAACCTTCCAAAAACCCTCAGAAGATTGTACGACCAAAGTGCCCAAGAGAATCTTGATACAGTGACACTTGCTAACGCTATAGTTGAAGAGCGTTTAGCTGCGTATTCTTAG
- a CDS encoding inositol monophosphatase family protein: MFPLLIDCQKAAETVVMQAMLSLMRYRKAHKFIPSWKKPDQTYVTPADYAIQYYFYQKLTSLFPHIPLVGEETLNPATDHDKIPQIIHFAKQLDPKVSSQDLYHALSPDNSRSSLFWLTDPIDGTTGFIKQRCFAVALSLFYEHTPVLSVIACPTSKGGSFKIYSAAKGEGLMICNPSHSFPFSLHEDFRPACKFCEASLSARNHQHLTTHILSKHLPWNPQPIRADSQCKYAWVADNTVDFFIRIPYSPPRAHYRDHAPGVFLIEEAGGLVTDISGTPLTFSNPNLYLEKHPLILASANERMHSTILETLYRLRLLPASNSDVLEEPPFLPKNTQLNALQL; encoded by the coding sequence ATGTTCCCCCTTCTCATCGACTGTCAAAAAGCTGCAGAAACCGTTGTCATGCAGGCTATGCTATCACTTATGCGTTATCGAAAAGCGCATAAATTCATTCCTTCCTGGAAAAAGCCTGATCAGACATACGTTACTCCCGCTGACTACGCAATCCAATATTATTTTTATCAGAAACTCACCTCTTTATTTCCGCATATCCCTTTGGTCGGGGAAGAAACTCTCAATCCAGCTACAGATCACGACAAAATTCCTCAAATTATACACTTTGCCAAACAGCTGGATCCGAAAGTTTCTTCCCAAGATCTTTATCACGCGCTCTCTCCAGACAACTCCCGCTCATCCCTATTTTGGTTAACAGATCCTATCGATGGCACCACAGGATTCATCAAACAACGTTGTTTTGCTGTTGCTCTTTCTTTGTTTTATGAACACACTCCTGTTCTTTCTGTCATTGCCTGTCCTACATCAAAAGGTGGATCTTTTAAAATTTATTCAGCAGCGAAAGGTGAAGGGCTCATGATCTGTAATCCCTCTCATTCTTTTCCTTTCTCTCTCCATGAAGACTTCCGTCCTGCCTGTAAATTCTGTGAAGCTTCTCTTTCAGCTAGGAACCACCAGCATTTAACTACTCATATCCTAAGCAAACATCTCCCCTGGAATCCTCAGCCGATTCGTGCGGACAGCCAATGCAAATACGCCTGGGTTGCAGATAATACGGTAGACTTTTTTATTCGTATTCCCTATTCCCCCCCAAGAGCCCATTATAGAGACCATGCTCCTGGGGTGTTTCTTATAGAAGAAGCCGGAGGCCTCGTTACCGATATCTCCGGAACTCCTCTTACCTTTTCTAATCCCAATTTGTATTTGGAAAAACATCCTTTAATTCTTGCTTCTGCCAACGAACGGATGCACAGCACCATCTTGGAAACCCTCTACAGACTTCGTCTCCTGCCTGCTTCAAACTCAGACGTTCTTGAAGAGCCTCCTTTCTTGCCTAAGAATACGCAGCTAAACGCTCTTCAACTATAG
- a CDS encoding lysophospholipid acyltransferase family protein: protein MRIGFWRRLYEVIYSFLVGCALKLRYRVSVDGLEAISPNPQKGALFLSNHVAEIDPVILEHVFWLKFHVRPMAVDYLFNNPVVKWFLDSVRAIPVPSVVPGRDDKRLLERMERFYECATQALDNKESLLLYPSGRLSRNGKEEIVNQHSAYAILHRAKECDVFLIKITGLWGSSFSRYKTGNTPKLGKVFKQAAKALLCRGIFFMPKREVRVSVRAADYSVLKQFQTKQELNTFLSDWFNQEGGETPLEVPYA, encoded by the coding sequence ATGAGGATAGGGTTTTGGCGCAGGCTGTATGAGGTGATTTATTCTTTTCTCGTCGGATGTGCTTTAAAACTTCGCTATCGTGTATCGGTTGACGGATTAGAGGCAATCAGTCCGAATCCTCAGAAAGGAGCTTTGTTTCTTTCCAACCATGTAGCGGAAATAGACCCTGTCATTTTAGAGCACGTATTTTGGTTGAAGTTTCACGTGCGGCCTATGGCAGTAGATTATTTATTTAATAATCCAGTGGTTAAATGGTTTCTTGATTCTGTAAGAGCCATCCCTGTGCCTTCTGTTGTCCCGGGAAGGGATGATAAGCGTTTGCTTGAAAGGATGGAGCGTTTTTATGAATGCGCAACCCAAGCACTAGATAACAAGGAAAGTCTGCTTCTTTATCCATCAGGAAGATTATCCAGAAATGGTAAGGAAGAGATTGTGAATCAACATTCTGCTTATGCTATTTTGCATAGAGCCAAGGAATGTGATGTATTCTTAATTAAGATTACAGGGCTTTGGGGGAGTTCTTTCTCGCGGTATAAAACAGGAAACACGCCAAAGTTAGGCAAAGTGTTCAAACAGGCTGCAAAGGCGTTGTTGTGTCGTGGGATTTTTTTCATGCCTAAACGTGAGGTGCGAGTTTCGGTTCGCGCCGCGGATTACTCGGTATTGAAGCAGTTTCAGACAAAACAGGAATTGAATACGTTCCTCTCGGATTGGTTTAATCAAGAGGGTGGGGAGACTCCTTTAGAGGTCCCCTACGCATAG
- a CDS encoding AMP-binding protein gives MRDNRNTAKRKRGKLRSEKTVLRSFLKLCAEMTTATVFWDEQLGKLSYNQVYKAVCALATRLTKYPDKHIGIMMPASAGAYIAYFATLLSGKIPVMINWSQGMREVTACANLVGVTHVITAKPLLQKLAQTHGENAEYPFSLIFLDEVRKELTFLDKCRVGLCMSMPFEWMMRWFGVFDKTPEDVAVILFTSGTEKLPKGVPLTNASLLANQKACFDFFSPKEDDVMMSFLPPFHAYGFNSCTLFPLLSGVPVVFAYNPLYAKKIVEMVDEAKVTLLGSTPVFFSYILAAAKKSETSLPSLRFVVIGGDVFKHSLYQEALKTFPHVQLRQGYGTTECSPVITINTVNSPKHESCVGIPVRGMEVLIVSEETKVPVSTGVTGLVLTRGTSLFKGYLGEDFGHGFIELAGETWYVTGDLGYVDRHGELFLKGRLSRFVKIGAEMISLEAMESILIEGCGQNEAEHPLVVCGLPGEKERLCLFTTFPTSIQEVNDILKNSKTSNLLKISYHHQVSAIPMLGTGKPDYCSLNALAKRLFSE, from the coding sequence ATGCGAGATAATAGGAATACAGCTAAACGTAAACGAGGGAAATTACGATCAGAAAAAACGGTTTTGCGTAGCTTTTTGAAGCTTTGTGCGGAGATGACTACTGCAACTGTTTTCTGGGACGAACAACTAGGTAAGCTCTCCTATAATCAGGTGTATAAGGCTGTTTGTGCCTTAGCCACACGTTTAACTAAATATCCCGATAAGCATATCGGAATTATGATGCCTGCATCAGCGGGGGCTTACATTGCCTACTTTGCTACGTTACTCTCTGGGAAGATCCCCGTGATGATTAACTGGAGCCAGGGGATGCGGGAAGTAACAGCTTGTGCGAACCTAGTTGGAGTAACACATGTGATTACTGCCAAGCCTCTGCTCCAAAAATTGGCGCAGACTCATGGAGAGAACGCAGAGTATCCGTTCTCGTTAATTTTTCTAGATGAAGTTCGTAAGGAATTAACTTTTCTAGATAAATGTCGAGTGGGACTCTGTATGTCCATGCCGTTTGAATGGATGATGCGGTGGTTCGGTGTGTTTGATAAAACCCCTGAAGATGTTGCGGTGATTCTTTTCACATCAGGGACAGAGAAACTTCCTAAAGGAGTGCCTCTTACTAACGCTTCATTACTTGCTAATCAAAAAGCCTGTTTCGATTTCTTCTCTCCCAAAGAAGACGATGTCATGATGTCGTTCCTTCCACCATTCCATGCTTATGGGTTTAATTCTTGCACTCTGTTCCCGCTTCTTTCTGGAGTGCCTGTTGTTTTTGCTTACAACCCCTTGTATGCAAAAAAAATAGTGGAGATGGTTGACGAGGCTAAAGTTACCTTGCTAGGAAGCACGCCGGTCTTTTTTAGCTACATTCTGGCTGCAGCTAAAAAAAGTGAAACATCGTTGCCTTCTTTGCGATTCGTTGTCATTGGGGGAGATGTTTTCAAACATTCTTTATATCAAGAAGCGCTAAAAACATTCCCACATGTACAGTTGCGTCAGGGATATGGAACCACAGAATGTTCTCCGGTCATTACCATTAATACGGTAAATAGCCCGAAACATGAATCTTGTGTAGGTATTCCGGTTAGAGGAATGGAAGTGTTAATTGTTTCTGAAGAGACAAAAGTCCCAGTCTCTACGGGTGTTACGGGACTTGTGCTTACTCGAGGTACTTCGTTATTCAAGGGATATCTTGGAGAAGATTTTGGGCATGGATTTATAGAGTTGGCAGGAGAAACTTGGTATGTAACCGGGGACTTAGGGTATGTAGATCGCCACGGGGAGTTATTCTTGAAAGGACGGTTGAGTCGTTTCGTGAAGATCGGTGCAGAAATGATTAGTCTCGAAGCAATGGAAAGTATCTTGATAGAAGGCTGTGGACAAAACGAAGCGGAGCATCCCTTAGTTGTATGTGGCCTTCCAGGAGAAAAGGAACGGTTATGTCTGTTTACTACATTCCCCACCTCGATTCAGGAAGTAAATGATATTCTGAAAAACTCAAAAACAAGTAATTTGCTAAAAATTTCTTATCACCATCAAGTAAGCGCCATCCCTATGTTGGGGACAGGGAAGCCGGATTATTGCTCGTTAAACGCTTTAGCAAAACGGTTATTTAGCGAATAG
- a CDS encoding aminotransferase class I/II-fold pyridoxal phosphate-dependent enzyme, whose protein sequence is MKESFPIDFITNDFLGFSRLESLSEAIEDRYHSYCRREPSARLGYGGSRAILGPSTLLQELEQGIAHFHGVPEALVLPSGFVANTAVCAHLASAADYVLWDEQVHISVSYNVSLFLPNKHQSFRHNDLNHLESLLASCQRQGFKKVFILASSVYSFKGSFAPLEQMIFLSQKYHAQLIIDEAHAVGLFGESGKGLCSLVGYENVYAVLVTFGKALGVVGAALLSSCDKKRDFMKEPMVSLSTGLPPHTLVSIQVAYEFLSTEGETARVQLQRIREYFAQKVPSAAPGFVQPLSLPGVSSQDLYQRLTASGVRVGRSKELLRANLHAFNTEEEVDFLVSLLLGMADQKNVLTGSISTMQRTLEDNFAAANAS, encoded by the coding sequence TTGAAAGAGTCTTTCCCTATTGATTTTATTACCAACGACTTCCTTGGCTTTTCTCGTTTAGAGAGCTTGTCAGAGGCTATTGAAGACCGCTATCATAGCTATTGCAGGAGGGAGCCTAGCGCGCGTCTGGGATATGGTGGGTCGCGCGCTATTTTAGGCCCCTCTACATTGTTGCAAGAGCTAGAGCAAGGGATCGCTCACTTTCATGGTGTTCCTGAGGCCCTTGTTTTACCCAGTGGTTTTGTTGCAAATACCGCGGTTTGCGCTCATCTGGCTTCGGCCGCGGATTATGTTTTGTGGGATGAACAGGTTCATATTTCAGTTTCCTATAATGTCTCCCTGTTTCTGCCAAATAAACACCAGAGTTTCCGTCATAATGATCTGAATCATCTGGAATCTTTACTCGCATCTTGTCAGAGGCAGGGGTTCAAGAAAGTATTCATTCTTGCCAGTTCCGTCTATTCCTTTAAGGGATCGTTTGCTCCTTTAGAGCAAATGATCTTTTTGTCACAAAAGTATCATGCTCAGTTAATCATCGATGAAGCGCACGCTGTTGGACTATTTGGAGAATCCGGTAAGGGATTATGTTCCTTGGTAGGATATGAGAATGTTTATGCTGTTCTTGTTACCTTTGGTAAAGCTTTGGGGGTCGTTGGAGCAGCTCTTCTATCTTCCTGCGATAAGAAACGGGATTTTATGAAAGAACCTATGGTGAGTCTTTCTACAGGGCTGCCTCCTCATACATTAGTTTCTATACAAGTTGCTTATGAGTTTCTCTCGACAGAAGGAGAGACTGCACGAGTTCAATTACAACGGATTCGAGAGTATTTTGCTCAAAAGGTTCCTTCGGCTGCGCCAGGATTTGTGCAACCTCTTTCTCTCCCAGGAGTTTCTTCTCAGGACCTGTATCAGCGGTTAACTGCGTCTGGGGTACGAGTGGGGAGGTCAAAAGAGCTTTTACGAGCTAATTTACATGCTTTTAATACCGAAGAGGAAGTGGACTTTTTAGTTTCTTTGCTTTTAGGAATGGCTGATCAGAAGAATGTGCTAACCGGATCTATATCTACGATGCAGCGCACTTTAGAAGATAACTTTGCAGCCGCAAATGCATCCTGA